One Actinomycetes bacterium genomic region harbors:
- a CDS encoding S1 family peptidase, which produces MRTRPRPSLRCSQVARLGAAVVGLVAVLALVVPTAAPAATSRQAGNGQLSTASSAVDRSGVRGVAWYVDATSNRVVVTADSSVSTGEVAAIKREAGNAAGVIRVERAAGVFRPLLSAGDAIYGNRYRCSLGFNVVRGGTYYFLTAGHCGKSEKTWWTSSNHGTLVGPTMGYSFPGDDFALVRYDNAAVTHPGGFAVADAVVGESVTRKGSTTGTRTGRVTALNVSVRYQGGGTVRGMIQTTVCAEPGDSGGALYDGTKALGLTSGGSGDCRTGGTTFFQPVREAANAYGVSVY; this is translated from the coding sequence ATGAGGACCAGGCCCCGTCCGTCGCTCCGCTGCTCGCAGGTCGCCCGGCTGGGCGCCGCCGTCGTCGGCCTGGTGGCCGTCCTGGCGCTGGTCGTCCCCACGGCCGCCCCCGCGGCCACCAGCCGCCAGGCAGGCAATGGCCAGCTCTCGACGGCAAGCTCCGCGGTCGACCGCTCGGGGGTCCGGGGGGTCGCCTGGTACGTCGACGCGACCAGCAACCGGGTCGTGGTCACGGCCGACAGCTCGGTCTCCACCGGGGAGGTCGCCGCGATCAAGCGCGAGGCCGGCAACGCCGCGGGCGTCATCCGGGTCGAGCGGGCGGCGGGGGTGTTCCGCCCGCTGCTGTCGGCCGGTGACGCGATCTACGGCAACCGCTACCGCTGCTCCCTGGGCTTCAACGTGGTCAGGGGCGGCACGTACTACTTCCTGACCGCCGGCCACTGCGGCAAGTCCGAGAAGACCTGGTGGACCAGCTCGAACCACGGCACGCTCGTCGGCCCGACCATGGGCTACAGCTTCCCCGGCGACGACTTCGCCCTGGTGCGCTACGACAACGCCGCGGTGACCCACCCCGGCGGATTCGCCGTGGCCGACGCGGTCGTCGGCGAGTCGGTGACCCGCAAGGGCTCGACCACGGGCACCCGCACCGGTCGGGTGACCGCGCTCAACGTCTCCGTCCGCTACCAGGGCGGCGGCACCGTGCGCGGCATGATCCAGACCACCGTCTGCGCCGAGCCGGGCGACTCGGGTGGCGCGCTCTACGACGGGACGAAGGCGCTCGGGCTCACCTCCGGGGGCAGCGGCGACTGCCGGACCGGCGGCACCACGTTCTTCCAGCCGGTCCGCGAGGCCGCGAACGCGTACGGCGTCAGCGTCTACTGA